One Peptostreptococcus equinus genomic window carries:
- a CDS encoding UDP-N-acetylmuramoyl-tripeptide--D-alanyl-D-alanine ligase produces MNSLRVEEIIKSTTGKLVSGESDAQISKIVIDNRQADDKSLFIAIIGENNDGHNYIGLAYENGCRNFLLSDEKIDISNINDANIILVENTEIAMGMIAKYYRNKFDLKVVGITGSVGKTTTRDMVYAVISEKYKTLKNEKNFNNQFGVPLTLFNLDESYECAVIEMGMCGFGEIKYLVDIVKPDIGVISNIGMSHIELLGSQEGIFKAKMEITSDFDKNSRLIINGDDQLLSTILKKKEADEIEYKLYSFGKNLYNDLVLKSNQSMENKFTDFIVSIKSEDYKFTIPTIGEHNIYNAMAAIIVGLSLDMTISQIQDGLLNFQATENRQDIISTDKYIIINDVYNASPDSMIASLKVLSMYKEKRKIAILGDCLEMGDYAEEGHRKVGIQSIKKADLIITAGEASKYIGIEAQEHGFDLSNIYHFDTKEELINDLPSILKKDDVILVKASRGMHFEKIVTYLEGGK; encoded by the coding sequence ATGAACAGTTTAAGAGTTGAAGAAATAATAAAATCAACAACGGGCAAACTGGTTTCTGGTGAAAGTGATGCTCAAATATCAAAAATAGTAATTGATAATAGACAAGCTGATGACAAGTCACTATTTATTGCCATTATCGGAGAAAATAATGACGGTCATAATTATATAGGGCTTGCTTATGAAAATGGATGTAGAAATTTTCTTTTGTCTGACGAAAAAATAGATATTTCTAATATAAATGATGCTAATATAATTTTAGTAGAAAATACGGAGATAGCTATGGGTATGATAGCCAAATACTACAGGAATAAATTTGATTTAAAAGTAGTAGGAATAACTGGTAGTGTGGGGAAAACAACTACGAGAGATATGGTTTATGCTGTTATATCTGAAAAATATAAGACTTTAAAAAATGAAAAGAATTTTAATAATCAATTTGGTGTTCCATTGACATTATTTAATTTAGACGAATCGTATGAGTGTGCTGTAATTGAAATGGGTATGTGTGGATTTGGAGAAATTAAATATTTAGTCGATATTGTTAAACCAGACATTGGTGTAATTTCCAATATTGGAATGTCTCATATAGAACTTCTTGGGTCGCAAGAAGGCATATTTAAGGCAAAAATGGAAATAACAAGTGATTTCGATAAAAATTCTAGACTTATAATAAATGGAGATGATCAATTATTATCTACAATATTAAAGAAAAAAGAAGCAGATGAAATAGAGTATAAGCTTTATAGCTTTGGAAAGAACTTATATAATGATTTAGTATTAAAATCAAATCAAAGTATGGAAAATAAATTTACAGATTTTATTGTGTCAATTAAATCAGAAGATTATAAATTTACTATTCCAACAATTGGTGAACACAATATATATAATGCAATGGCAGCTATAATAGTTGGGTTGTCGTTGGATATGACAATTAGTCAAATACAAGATGGTCTGCTAAATTTTCAAGCTACAGAAAATAGACAAGATATAATAAGTACTGATAAATATATTATTATAAATGATGTATATAATGCTAGCCCGGATTCTATGATAGCTTCATTAAAAGTTTTATCAATGTATAAGGAAAAAAGAAAGATAGCTATATTAGGCGATTGCCTAGAGATGGGGGATTATGCAGAAGAAGGTCATAGAAAAGTAGGGATTCAGTCAATAAAAAAGGCGGATTTAATAATTACTGCTGGTGAAGCTTCGAAGTATATAGGTATAGAAGCGCAAGAACATGGATTTGACTTAAGTAATATTTATCACTTCGACACAAAAGAAGAGCTTATAAATGATTTACCCAGTATTTTAAAAAAAGATGATGTTATTCTAGTGAAGGCATCTAGGGGTATGCATTTTGAAAAAATAGTAACTTACCTAGAAGGAGGTAAATAA
- the mraY gene encoding phospho-N-acetylmuramoyl-pentapeptide-transferase has product MLGFRYLAITSLIAMVMVMVMGPFLIPVLHNMKFGQTVRDDGPQSHLAKNGTPTMGGIMLVIAILLTTLFRTNLNSDTFVALICMIGFGFVGFADDIVKIKMTRSLGLTPIQKIILQVVLAFGISFYKFKMIGDGAQFIIPFTHGQLNIGWIYIPFMMMVIIGTVNAVNLTDGLDGLASGITAIVSAFFAVFAFVMLNNVLVTHMAAATFGACIGFLWFNINPAKVFMGDTGSMALGGAVVAFAVFTNSVLIIPIVGGIYLAEALSVIIQVGHYKRTKERIFKMAPLHHHYEQCGWPETKVVFIFWIVTLILTLLGLIAMF; this is encoded by the coding sequence ATGTTAGGTTTTAGATACTTAGCCATTACTTCGTTAATAGCTATGGTAATGGTAATGGTCATGGGGCCATTTCTTATTCCAGTACTTCATAATATGAAATTTGGACAAACAGTGAGGGACGACGGTCCTCAATCACATTTAGCAAAAAATGGAACACCTACAATGGGTGGCATTATGTTGGTAATAGCAATATTGCTTACAACACTTTTTAGAACTAATTTGAATTCAGATACTTTCGTAGCCTTGATATGTATGATAGGATTTGGGTTTGTCGGTTTTGCAGATGATATAGTTAAAATTAAAATGACAAGATCTTTGGGATTGACTCCAATTCAGAAGATAATTTTACAGGTCGTTTTGGCATTTGGTATATCATTTTATAAATTTAAGATGATAGGTGATGGAGCACAGTTTATTATTCCATTTACACATGGTCAGTTAAATATTGGTTGGATATATATACCATTTATGATGATGGTAATTATAGGTACTGTTAATGCTGTCAATCTAACCGATGGTTTGGATGGATTAGCAAGTGGTATAACTGCAATAGTATCAGCATTCTTTGCTGTATTTGCTTTTGTTATGTTAAATAATGTGTTAGTAACTCATATGGCAGCGGCTACATTTGGTGCATGCATTGGATTTTTGTGGTTTAATATTAATCCAGCTAAAGTTTTTATGGGAGATACTGGTTCTATGGCTCTAGGTGGCGCTGTAGTAGCTTTTGCTGTATTCACTAATTCAGTATTAATTATACCGATTGTAGGAGGAATATATTTGGCCGAAGCTCTTTCAGTAATTATCCAGGTTGGACATTATAAGAGGACAAAGGAAAGAATATTTAAAATGGCACCACTTCATCATCATTATGAACAATGTGGTTGGCCAGAAACTAAAGTAGTATTTATATTCTGGATAGTGACACTAATACTAACTCTACTTGGATTAATAGCGATGTTCTAA
- the murD gene encoding UDP-N-acetylmuramoyl-L-alanine--D-glutamate ligase, with protein sequence MFEGNKVLVVGMARSGISSAKFLLKNGASLIINDSKTEEELREIISDIEQYGKVKKILGRNPNKEEIVGVDFAVLSPGVPLDLEYVIELKKLSKPVISEIELAYEASREKQIKFVGITGTNGKTTTTSIMGEICKAAELETYIVGNIGYPAIEQVEKAGLGSVFVTELSSFQLESVLGFKPYVSSVLNLTEDHMNRHHTMENYAKAKARIFENQDENDTCVLNYDDEYTRNMAAASKAKTIFFSRLEKPENGIFLDNDSIVVDSNGEIETIMKVDELSLPGGHNLENCMAAIAMSIALEIDKEIIVDVLKNFKAVEHRLEFVKNVNNVKYVNDSKGTNPDSTIKAVQSYKEPIILIAGGYDKGSDFNELFEIANKNVRTIITLGQTSELIGKTAKCHGIDEIIEVDSIKQAVEKSSEIANEGDIVLLSPACASWGMYNNYEERGNDFKECVNSLKSNNK encoded by the coding sequence TTGTTTGAAGGAAACAAAGTACTAGTAGTAGGAATGGCTCGTTCAGGAATAAGTTCAGCTAAATTTCTATTAAAGAACGGAGCTAGTTTAATAATTAATGATTCTAAAACTGAAGAAGAATTAAGAGAAATAATAAGTGATATAGAGCAATATGGAAAAGTAAAGAAGATATTAGGAAGAAATCCAAACAAAGAAGAGATAGTTGGTGTTGACTTTGCTGTTTTATCTCCTGGTGTGCCACTTGATTTGGAATATGTAATAGAATTGAAAAAATTATCTAAACCAGTAATAAGTGAAATAGAATTAGCTTATGAAGCAAGTAGAGAGAAGCAGATAAAATTTGTTGGCATAACGGGAACAAATGGAAAGACTACAACTACAAGTATAATGGGAGAAATATGTAAAGCTGCAGAACTAGAAACCTATATAGTTGGAAATATTGGTTATCCAGCTATTGAACAAGTAGAAAAAGCAGGTCTAGGGTCTGTTTTTGTAACAGAATTATCAAGCTTTCAACTAGAAAGTGTCTTAGGATTTAAGCCATATGTGTCTTCTGTACTTAATCTAACTGAAGATCATATGAATAGACATCATACTATGGAAAATTATGCTAAGGCAAAAGCTAGAATATTTGAAAATCAAGATGAAAATGACACTTGTGTATTAAATTATGATGATGAATATACTAGAAATATGGCTGCTGCTTCTAAAGCAAAGACAATATTTTTCTCTAGACTAGAAAAACCTGAGAATGGAATTTTTTTAGATAATGATTCAATAGTTGTTGATAGCAATGGGGAAATAGAAACAATAATGAAAGTAGATGAACTTTCGCTCCCGGGCGGTCATAATTTAGAAAATTGTATGGCGGCTATTGCAATGTCTATTGCTTTAGAAATCGACAAAGAAATAATAGTAGATGTATTAAAGAATTTTAAAGCTGTTGAACATAGACTAGAATTTGTTAAAAACGTAAACAATGTAAAATATGTAAATGATTCAAAAGGCACTAATCCAGATTCAACTATAAAGGCTGTACAATCTTATAAAGAGCCAATTATACTAATAGCAGGTGGTTATGATAAGGGAAGTGATTTCAATGAATTATTTGAAATAGCAAATAAGAATGTAAGAACTATAATTACATTGGGTCAAACATCTGAATTAATAGGAAAAACCGCAAAATGCCATGGTATAGATGAAATAATAGAGGTAGATAGTATTAAACAAGCAGTAGAAAAGTCAAGTGAGATTGCAAATGAAGGAGATATAGTACTACTTTCTCCTGCATGTGCTAGTTGGGGGATGTATAATAACTATGAAGAAAGAGGAAATGATTTTAAAGAATGTGTAAATTCTTTAAAATCTAATAATAAATAG
- the murG gene encoding undecaprenyldiphospho-muramoylpentapeptide beta-N-acetylglucosaminyltransferase produces the protein MSKKEEGNNMRVILSGGGTGGHVYPAIAIANKIKEKYPDSQILFVGTKAGIESEIVPNNGYNIEFIEVKGFRRKINFDNVKRLALFVKSLSDSKKIIKKFKPDLVIGTGGYVSGSVVLKASKMGIKTCIHEQNSFPGITNKMLAKNVDFVMTSFEDSHKRFSQACQNKLYLTGNPVRDDILNTTKSQAREILNIPMDKKMILLAGGSGGSEEINDVFKSSLYRMIEENMAFTIATGKIYYEKFIKLVDGKELKEYQRIVPYLEDMANNLAAADLYIGSAGAISMAEITAIGLPSILVPKAYTAENHQEYNAKSLESAGGSICLLERELCEQKMENVIFDLINNSTKLKKMSESSLKFGKPDAIEKICDKISKEMSV, from the coding sequence GTGTCAAAAAAAGAAGAAGGAAACAATATGAGAGTAATTTTATCAGGAGGCGGTACTGGCGGTCATGTATATCCAGCCATTGCCATAGCTAACAAAATAAAAGAAAAATATCCAGATTCTCAAATTTTATTTGTAGGTACAAAGGCTGGTATAGAATCAGAAATAGTACCAAATAATGGATATAATATAGAATTTATAGAAGTGAAGGGATTTAGACGAAAGATTAATTTTGATAATGTCAAAAGATTGGCCCTATTTGTTAAATCTTTGAGTGACTCAAAAAAGATTATAAAGAAATTTAAACCAGATCTTGTAATAGGTACAGGCGGATATGTCAGTGGATCAGTAGTTCTAAAAGCCAGCAAAATGGGTATAAAAACATGTATACATGAACAAAACTCATTTCCAGGAATAACAAATAAGATGTTAGCCAAAAATGTTGATTTTGTAATGACTAGTTTTGAAGATTCTCACAAAAGATTTTCACAAGCCTGTCAAAATAAATTATATCTTACAGGAAACCCAGTAAGAGACGATATATTAAATACGACTAAGAGCCAAGCAAGAGAGATACTAAATATACCAATGGACAAAAAAATGATATTATTAGCCGGTGGTAGCGGAGGATCTGAAGAGATAAATGATGTTTTTAAGTCTTCACTTTACAGAATGATAGAAGAAAACATGGCATTTACTATTGCTACAGGTAAAATTTACTATGAGAAATTTATAAAATTAGTAGATGGTAAGGAATTAAAAGAATATCAAAGAATTGTTCCTTACTTAGAAGATATGGCAAATAATTTGGCAGCAGCAGATCTTTATATAGGCAGTGCAGGGGCAATATCTATGGCTGAAATAACAGCGATAGGTCTACCGTCAATCTTAGTTCCAAAGGCTTATACAGCAGAAAATCATCAAGAGTATAATGCTAAATCTCTTGAGAGTGCAGGTGGTTCCATATGCTTACTTGAAAGAGAACTTTGTGAACAAAAAATGGAGAATGTAATTTTTGATTTGATAAATAACTCCACTAAACTAAAGAAAATGTCAGAGTCAAGTTTAAAGTTTGGTAAGCCGGACGCAATAGAAAAAATTTGTGATAAAATAAGTAAGGAAATGTCTGTATAA
- the ftsZ gene encoding cell division protein FtsZ, which yields MLNFVEEQAGSAKIKVIGVGGGGNNAINVMISSGVKGVEYLALNTDKQALESSKAEHILQIGEKLTKGLGAGANPDKGKKAAEESADEIAKAIEGADMVFITAGMGGGTGTGAAPVVAQIAKDAGALTVAVVTKPFSFEGRVRMNKADEGITELRKNVDTLITIPNDKILQIIEKRTSITDALSKADDILKQGIQSISGLISEAALINLDFADVEAVMKDQGLAHMGMGTASGEDRAIAAAKQAIESPLLETTIDGAKGVLINVTGGTDLGLLEVSEATEIIRQKCDPDAMIIFGAATREDFGDEIVITVVATGLQDGSEDIFNTPQLRRSTVSQSQVKYNEIPRATEQEVKPEPAPVQEKQNFTSNFEESSTASDDDMVIPTFLRRKK from the coding sequence ATGTTAAACTTTGTGGAAGAGCAGGCTGGCTCTGCTAAGATAAAAGTTATTGGTGTCGGCGGTGGTGGTAATAATGCTATTAACGTGATGATTAGTTCAGGCGTTAAGGGTGTTGAATACCTAGCTTTAAATACTGATAAACAGGCTTTAGAATCTTCTAAGGCAGAACATATATTACAAATAGGTGAAAAACTTACAAAAGGACTAGGTGCAGGAGCTAATCCTGACAAAGGTAAAAAAGCAGCTGAAGAATCAGCTGATGAAATAGCAAAGGCTATTGAAGGTGCAGATATGGTATTTATCACTGCTGGTATGGGCGGTGGAACAGGTACAGGTGCAGCACCAGTAGTTGCTCAGATTGCAAAAGATGCAGGTGCACTTACAGTTGCAGTTGTAACTAAACCTTTTTCTTTTGAAGGTAGAGTGAGAATGAATAAGGCAGATGAAGGTATCACAGAACTTAGAAAAAATGTTGATACGTTAATAACTATTCCTAATGATAAGATTCTTCAAATAATTGAAAAGAGAACAAGCATTACAGATGCCTTATCAAAGGCAGATGATATATTAAAGCAAGGTATACAATCAATTTCTGGATTAATCTCAGAAGCTGCATTAATCAACTTGGATTTTGCTGATGTTGAAGCGGTAATGAAGGATCAAGGACTAGCTCATATGGGTATGGGTACTGCTTCTGGTGAAGATAGAGCCATTGCTGCTGCAAAGCAGGCTATAGAATCTCCGTTACTAGAAACAACTATCGATGGAGCTAAGGGTGTACTTATAAATGTAACTGGTGGTACAGATCTTGGTTTATTAGAAGTTAGTGAAGCAACAGAAATAATAAGACAGAAGTGTGATCCAGACGCAATGATTATATTTGGTGCAGCCACAAGAGAAGATTTCGGTGATGAAATAGTAATAACTGTAGTAGCAACAGGGTTACAGGATGGAAGCGAAGATATATTCAATACTCCACAGTTAAGGAGATCAACTGTATCACAGAGTCAAGTTAAATATAACGAAATTCCCAGAGCTACAGAACAGGAAGTAAAGCCAGAGCCAGCTCCGGTACAAGAAAAACAGAACTTTACTAGCAATTTTGAAGAAAGTAGCACAGCTAGTGATGACGACATGGTAATACCAACATTCTTGAGAAGAAAAAAATAA